In the Mya arenaria isolate MELC-2E11 chromosome 11, ASM2691426v1 genome, one interval contains:
- the LOC128207802 gene encoding uncharacterized protein LOC128207802, producing the protein MAEGGREPTNKDLLDCMRAMGDKLTVMENKLNKIETLELKVTDFERELRKIWIALEDRVKRTDERVNKLEDKVESVDVEAGIMADRVNVLEKQRKELRDDVAYLKSQSMRNNLVFTNVPEDNSSGNEPADVTENKLRMHMQETLKIAKETAESIRFERVHRSPGQPRQGKVRNIVAKFTFFKDREVVRREWKHLAGTGCQMYEQFPPEVLDKRRRLVPMMKDARKEGKRAWIAYDTLYVDGEQVRL; encoded by the coding sequence ATGGCGGAAGGCGGCAGAGAACCCACAAACAAAGACCTGCTAGACTGTATGAGGGCGATGGGCGATAAATTAACCGTCatggaaaataaattgaataaaattgaaacccTTGAACTTAAGGTTACGGACTTTGAAAGGGAGTTAAGAAAAATATGGATAGCACTCGAGGACCGTGTCAAGCGTACAGACGAACGCGTGAACAAGCTCGAGGACAAGGTTGAGTCGGTTGACGTTGAGGCGGGGATTATGGCGGACAGGGTGAATGTGTTGGAAAAACAACGTAAGGAGCTTCGGGACGACGTTGCGTACTTAAAATCGCAGTCAATGAGAAATAATTTGGTGTTCACCAATGTTCCCGAAGATAACTCTTCAGGAAACGAGCCAGCCGACGTCACCGAAAACAAACTTCGTATGCACATGCAGGAGACCCTCAAGATCGCGAAAGAGACGGCTGAGTCTATTCGCTTTGAGCGCGTCCACCGCTCCCCGGGACAACCAAGACAGGGTAAAGTGCGAAACATCGTTGcaaagtttacatttttcaaGGACAGGGAGGTAGTTCGGCGGGAGTGGAAACATTTGGCTGGGACGGGATGCCAAATGTACGAACAGTTCCCACCGGAAGTGCTAGATAAACGACGCAGGCTGGTACCCATGATGAAGGACGCCAGGAAAGAGGGCAAGCGAGCATGGATTGCGTATGACACCCTGTACGTGGACGGCGAGCAGGTGCGGCTGTAG